A portion of the Glycine max cultivar Williams 82 chromosome 10, Glycine_max_v4.0, whole genome shotgun sequence genome contains these proteins:
- the LOC100798473 gene encoding E2F-associated phosphoprotein isoform X1 has product MEEDGKRDNTDSPTNSQQTVSDDDEIDYTTKPEFYDPDLDDNDEKWIDKKRHGHDSDAVLSCPACFTTLCLECQRHEKYLTQYRAVFVVNCKIGNDKVLKQNTSRSRKRNRGKEGFDGDDAHSTNIETFKQVCCSVCSTEVGVIDQDEIYHFFNVLPSES; this is encoded by the exons atggAAGAAGATGGCAAGAGAGACAACACTGATTCACCCACCAATTCGCAACAAACAG tttctgatgatgatgaaatAGACTACACAACCAAACCAGAGTTTTATGACCCAGATCTTGATGATAACGATGAAAAGTGGATTGATAAAAAAAGGCATGGACATGACTCTGATGCTGTGCTTAGCTGCCCTGCTTGCTTCACCACCCTCTGCCTAGAATGCCAAAG gcatgaaaaatatttgacCCAGTATAGGGCAGTATTTGTGGTAAACTGCAAAATTGGGAATGACAAGGTTTTGAAACAAAATacttcaagatcaagaaaaagaaatagagggaAAGAAGGATTTGATGGAGATGATGCACATTCAACTAATATTGAAACATTCAAGCAAGTTTGCTGTTCCGTTTGCTCGACAGAGGTTGGTGTCATTGACCAAGACGAGATTTATCATTTCTTCAATGTTCTCCCGAGTGAATCCTAA
- the LOC100798473 gene encoding E2F-associated phosphoprotein isoform X2: protein MEEDGKRDNTDSPTNSQQTVSDDDEIDYTTKPEFYDPDLDDNDEKWIDKKRHGHDSDAVLSCPACFTTLCLECQRHEKYLTQYRAVFVVNCKIGNDKVLKQNTSRSRKRNRGKEGFDGDDAHSTNIETFKQVCCSVCSTECINYVGL, encoded by the exons atggAAGAAGATGGCAAGAGAGACAACACTGATTCACCCACCAATTCGCAACAAACAG tttctgatgatgatgaaatAGACTACACAACCAAACCAGAGTTTTATGACCCAGATCTTGATGATAACGATGAAAAGTGGATTGATAAAAAAAGGCATGGACATGACTCTGATGCTGTGCTTAGCTGCCCTGCTTGCTTCACCACCCTCTGCCTAGAATGCCAAAG gcatgaaaaatatttgacCCAGTATAGGGCAGTATTTGTGGTAAACTGCAAAATTGGGAATGACAAGGTTTTGAAACAAAATacttcaagatcaagaaaaagaaatagagggaAAGAAGGATTTGATGGAGATGATGCACATTCAACTAATATTGAAACATTCAAGCAAGTTTGCTGTTCCGTTTGCTCGACAGAG TGTATAAACTATGTTGGTCTCTGA